The sequence below is a genomic window from Pleurocapsa sp. PCC 7327.
GTTCGGGTTATATCTTTGCCTTTCCTTTTATGGTTTGGCTTTTTTGTTGGTATGTCAACCGCTTGCGTTGGAGATTGTGGCAACCTTTTTGCATCGTAACTGGTACTTTTCTTCTACTAAATCTCGGTCACTATTTACGCAATGTAGATTTATATGGAAGCCCGATCGCAACGGTAGATTATACAGATGACTACAAAATCGAAGTTTATAGTTTGCAAACTTGGATTTCCAATATTATTAGAAATCTTTCCCTTCATGTCGATATTGTCAGGTATCTACATCTTCAGAGTTTTATTACACCAATTACAGGAAAAGTTGAAAAGATAATCAGTATTATTCATGGCTTTTTGGGAGTCGATATAAACGATCCCAGAACAACTTTTCCAGCAAATTCCTACCGCGTTCCTGGCTTGTCTTTTGATGAGAATGTAGCTGGTAATCCCCTTCACTTTTTTCTTTTATTAACTTCTCTTATCGGGTTTTGGTTGAAAGGAGAGCTAAGAAAAAACAAAAAAGTTATTAGCTATTTATTAACCCTAATAGGCGGTTTTTTACTGCTGTGTTTTATGCTAAAGATCCAGCCTTATCACAGCCGCCATCATCTAACCCTTTTTGTTTTATTTTCGGCGTTTGTCGGTCTAGTCTTTTCTAAGATAGCCAATCGCTATATTGTCACAGCTTTAGCTGTTATTTTAATCGTTACTTCCCTTCCTTTTGTGTTTGAAAACAAATTTCGTCCCATTGCAGCAGAAAAAAATATTTTCAATACTCCTAGAAGCGAACTTTATTTTACCAATCGACCTTACATAGCGGCTTCGTATTTAGGAGCGATCGATTTTCTGAAAACTACAAATTGTACTAACATCGGTTTTTCTTTAGGAGGAGAAGCAATCCCGTCTCATTTAGATTGGGAATATCCTTTTTGGGCGCTTTTACAAGAAAATAAAGAACAAAACCTTCGTTTTCAACACATTTTGCATCCCGACAATACCTCTAGCAGATTTCTGCAAGAATCTCCTTATAAAGACTTCACTGCCTGTGCCATTATTGCAACTAGAAGCAGTAAGCAAGAACCTGTTAAACAAGTAGTTGTGAATGGAACTGCTTATATAACTAAATGGTCGAGCGAACCCACTAGCATATTAATGAAACAATAATTAATATCAATAGTAATCCAAAATCCAAAATAAAAATGATGCATGGTTTTATTCCGCAAAAACGTTATTTTCCCTATCTCACTTGGACTGAAATTCAGTTAATGTCAGATAAAGAAAATGTTGTCATGATTCAACCTGTCGGCGCGATCGAACAACACGGACCTCATTTACCAATTGTTGTGGATTCAGCAATTGGAATGGGAGTTTTAGGAAAAGCTTTAGAAAAGCTAGAAGATTGTATTCCTGCCTATAGTTTGCCTTGTCTTTATTACGGAAAATCTAACGAACATTGGCATTTTCCCGGAACGATTACGCTTAGCGCTCAAACCTTATTATTAGTCTTAATAGAAATAGCCGATAGCCTCTATAGGTCAGGATTTCGCAAACTGGTATTGATGAATTCCCACGGCGGACAACCGCAGGTCATGGAAATAGCTGCTAGGGATATTCATCAAAAATATGGGGATTTTTTGGTATTTCCTTTATTTACTTGGCGAGTTCCGAATATTGCCCATGAATTATTGACAGAAAAAGAACTCGAATATGGCATTCACGCTGGCGATGCAGAAACCAGTATCCTGCTCTCTCTTTTGCCAGAACAAGTAAAAATGGAAAAGGCAATAACAGAATATCCCCGCGATTTACCGGAAGATAGTTTATTAAGTATGGAAGGACAACTTCCTTTTGCTTGGTTGACGAGTGAATTGACTCAAAGTGGAGTTATGGGAGATGCTACGGCGGCAACAAAAGAAAAAGGCGATCGCTTGCTAGAATCTGTTGCCGATGGTTGGGTACGAGTCATAAAAGATATCTACAAATTTCGTCAGCCAAACGCTAATAAAATATGACATCGCATTCAGAATTACCGACAAAATTAACAGGGCTATTTCATTCTCGAAAGCCAGAGAATAAATTCTCTGTCTAATATCTTAAGTCCTCCTATAAGACAGACTTAAATTTTGAGCCAAGAAAATCATTTCTTGGTTAACTGCAATCAGAATGAAATAACCCTGCAAAACTAACCAGTCGTTTTGAAGAAGCTTTAATTTACGCCACGCAACCCCACGCTGGTCAAATCAGAAAAGCAAGCGGCGTACCCTATATCAGTCATCTTTTAAGCGTCGCTGCTTTGGTATTAGAAGATGGCGGCAATAAAGACGAAGCGATCGCAGCCCTTCTACACGATGCCATAGAAAACCAAGGCAGCGATAAGATCCGTCAAGAAATTTATCAAAAATTTGGCGAAAGTGTTGCCAGTATTGTCGAGGCAGGTACCGAATCGGATACGATTCCCAAACCGCCTTGGAAAGAACGAAAATTAGCTGCGTTCGCGCGGTTGCGAGATGCTTCGCCTCAAGTGCGTCGAGTTGTTTTAGCAGATAAACTGCACAATGCGCGATCGATTTTAGTCGATTGGCATCGCCATGGAGAAGAGATTTGGAATCGATTTCAAGGAGGTAAAGAGGGAACGCTTTGGTTTTATCGGGCTATAATTGAAAGCGAGCGATCGCTACAGAGGATTTAACGTTCTCACCGAAGAACTCGATCGCATCGTCAAGCAACTTGAAATCCTCTAATTTATCCGGGCAAGTTCTCCAGCAGTTTACCCAAACTCGCACGACTCAGCGTCAATTTGACTTCTATTTGCTGTCGGGAATCTCGCAGCAAAAGCACGCAATTATCGCCCACTGACGTGCCTGCAATCAGCGGATCTTTTAACTCAATCGTCTGATAAATAATATCAGGCTTGCCGACGCGAATGACCAATTGGGGTTGCGATAGGGGGTAGATATAAAGCTTCTGGCGTGCCGTGTCGAGTTCTAGCTTTTTAGCCGTGATATTGCGCGTTCCCTCAGAGCCAGGTTTGTACCAGTATAAAGTTATGCCGCGAATTTCGGGGAGTTGCAAGGCAAATTTTTCGTCAAATCGCTGTGAATCCCAGTCGATCTCATCGGGATTGCCGCTTTCGGGGATTAATCGCTGCTGCCAAGCAACTTCTTTGGCATTAAGAGCTGCCCACCATTGTTTGATGGCGGTGAAGTTATTGGCATTATCGGGTTGGCTACTATCTTGTTGCCAGACAATCTTAGTTGGCATAACCAATAAGGGGCATTGCAAACTTTTCTCTTTCTAGCATAGACAGAATTTGACCGCTTTTGAGATTTTTCGAGCTGCGATCGGACAATTGCTACGAGCGTGTCATAGGATAAAATTAGCTTTGCGATCGCGAGTCGTTGGTCTTAGCATAATAAGCTGCGCCGAGGTACAGTTCGCCAACTTTTGGATCGTTTAGTAAATCTGCGCCTGAACCTTCAAAGCGATCGCGTCCGCTTTCTAGGACGTATCCTCTATCTGCCATCAGCAGGGCTTTCTTGGCATTTTGTTCGACCAAAACAATGGCTTTTCCTGCCCGATCGATCGCCTTAATTTGCTCGAAAACGCTATTGACTAACATCGGCGACAAGGCAGCAGAAGGTTCGTCTAATACTAACAAATCTGGATCGAGCATTAATGCTCGTCCCATCGCTAGCATTTGGCGTTCGCCTCCAGATAGAGTTCCCGCACGCTGGTTTCGCCGTTCTGCTAGCTTGGGAAACATCGTATAGATCGTATCTTTTTGCGATCGCAACGATCCCTTACTAATATAAGCTCCCATCTCTAAATTTTCTTCTACCGATAGAGTGGGAAAGACATTGGCAATTTGCGGGACATAACACATCCCCCGACGGACAATTTGGTCGGATCTCAGACCGACAATATTTTCGCCTTTAAAAATAATTTTGCCTTGATTGGGAGTTAGTAGCCCGAAAATGGTTTTTGCTAAAGTAGATTTACCCGCACCGTTCGGACCGATTACCGCTACTAATTCTCCAGGTGCAATGCGAAAATTAATTCCTTGCAGGATGTTTAAATCTTGAACGTACCCTGCATAAACATTTTCAACTTCTAATAAATTAGTCATTGGTTGTTGGTTATTAGTTCTTGGTTATCGATCGTCGGTTATTGGTGATTCAACTCTTACCCAACAACGAACAACGGATAACAACTCTCTATTATGGTGTTTTTTGTAAATCGGGTCGTTCTTCTGGAACGATTGCACCCTCAACCGGACAGACTTGCAAGCAAATGCCGCAATCGATGCAAGTGGCAAAGTCAATCCAGTACCAATCGGTCCCTTTAGCATTTTTACCGGGTCCGGGATGAATACAAGCAACGGGACAAGCATCTACGCAGTCGGCAACGCCTTCGCAGATTTCCGTGACGATAGTGTGTGGCACAGTGTTTCCTCTCCTCAAGCTTCGCGATGACTCACTTGTTTATAGCCTAGCAAGATTGACGGACTTTAACAGATTTAGCACGAGCAACATAGGATGAAATTAGAACGATCTTTAAGCAATACTTCAGATTGGTTGCCATGTTATGGCAAGTCAACCTCAAAGATACGACAATAAAGAAAGAATAGCCAATATCGGCTCGATAGATTCGTTGCTTTTCCAATGCGAAATTCCTATGAGAAAAGACTCTGAAATTACTGCTATCCCCCCAGAAGCACAGCGAGTTTCATCAAATTTAAGATGGTCAGGCTGGATTTGCTTTTGGGTTCAGATCGTTTTAGGGGTTATATCCACACTCGCCTTGCTTTTAGCAGTTCCTTCTTTGTTGGGCAATGACGAAAGAAGTCAAGGAACGGGAGTTGGCGTTTTTTTTGCTATCTGCGGATTAATTACCTTGGGAGTATGCATTTACTATTCTTTCCGCTACACGAACATCGCCAAATTGCTCAACAATCCCAATCCAGCAATACGTCCCAAAAAAGCAGACACGATCAAGGTAATTAGAATCGGACTAACTACTAATATACTGGGATTGTTATTTTCTATTATGGGAACTCAAGCAGTTGTCGGCAGCGTCTTAGTCAAGTCTTTACAACAAAGTCCGGGGTTGGGAGTTGGAGGAGCATCTGCTCGATTCGTTCTCCCCGTCGATATGTTTAGCATTCAAGCCAATACTACTGCTATTACTGCTTACTTTGTGGGAATTGTAACCTCTTTATGGTTACTCAACCGCATCACCAGATGAATCGGGAGTTTTGAGAATAGTTACTGTCGATTATGCAACGCACTCGTCTCAACACGCTTGCTGACGTAGCACTCACAAGGATCGATCGCTTCTTTAGCAATCCCTGGCGGCGCATTTCGCTAATTCTAATTGGCGTGCTATTTGGCTTTTTTGCCGGGTCGGCACTTTCTACGACTGCCGGACAAGCGGCTGAGTGGGATATCATAGCAGCCGGATTCGTACTTCTGTTTGTAGAATTTGTCAGTCGAATTTTTTATAGACGCGAGCGGCGATCGCTATTTTTAGAAGTCTTAAATTTCTTCAAAATTGGCATGATTTATAGTCTATTTTTAGAAGCTTTCAAACTCGGATCTTAGTCGATGCATACAGCTATAATTCCCATTTTACAAGGTTGGACTAGCGGCAATCGATCCACTTCAGAAGAACTGCAACAATTACTTGTCCAGGAACTCGTTGATTCTCAACGAGCAAGAGCATTTGACATTACTCAAGAGAATGGTTTAAGAAAGATTGAGGCGCGATCGCGTCTCTTTTTGGTAGTTTATGACGAGGTAGTGCAATTGTGTCAGAAATTTGGTTTGACGCGATCGCATGCTATCCTATCAATGCTATGGCAGTTGTGGCTTCCTTTGGCGATGCAACTTGCCGAAGCGAAAAACCGGCTAAAACGTCCTCTCGTCCAAGGAATTTTAGGCGGACAGGGAATGGGAAAAACAACTCTAGCTGAAGTCAGTTGCATAATTCTTCGCCATCTCGGTTACGCGACTATCAGCATATCCATCGACGACCTCTATAAAACCTATGCCGAACGCCAAAAACTACAACAACAAGATCCCAGACTAATTTGGCGAGGCCCGCCAGGAACTCATGATGTCGAATTAGGCATACAGCTTCTAGACCGAATTCGTCATTGCCATACTCCTATTTTAGTCCCTCGTTTCGATAAATCAGCACGCAATGGTGCGGGAGATAGAACGGAACCGGAAGCGATCGATCGAGTCGATATCGTTTTATTTGAAGGCTGGTTTGTCGGTGCGCGTCCTGTCGATGAGATCGCCTTTGAGAACCCGCCACCGCCGATTCTAACGCCAGAAGACAAACAATTTGCACGAGATACCAACGAACGCTTGAAAGACTATCTACCCCTGTGGGAACGATTGGATCGCTTAATCGTCCTCTATCCCGTCGATTATCGCTTGAGCAAACAATGGCGACGGGAAGCAGAACAGAAAATGATGGCTTCTGGAAAATCGGGAATGAGTGATGAGGAAATCGATCGCTTTGTCGAATATTTCTGGCGATCGCTTCATCCAGAATTATTCATTACTCCATTAACTAAAAATCCAGATCTAGTCGATTTGGTAATTGAAATTGATGCAGAACATTGCCCAAGCAAAGTCTATAAACCAGACAATCAATTCACTTTTTTCACACAATGAATAAATTATTAATTATATTTTCTTTACCAACTACAGTAACTTTATTAACGCTATCTACAATAACTTATAGTCAAACAGAAAACCATTTAAAACCCATTCATAACAATTTACCACCAGAAGACTCTTCTCGACCAGAACAACAAAGCTTCATAGTTGGTTTATGGCGAGGCTATCGA
It includes:
- a CDS encoding glycosyltransferase family 39 protein; translated protein: MFAVLPIIALIVFWLIFWNRDPDWRSALLSAAVVWGILITAFTEILSLVKFLTFGTVLAAWGLTIVISGFIYYRLIREGKREFKGLKIFQLTPVPAILLGSIVFIVAVVGLISIVSPPNNWDSMTYHMPRVVHWIQNHSVAHYPTYDSAQLVHPPFAEFAIMHLQILSDGDRLANLVQWLAMAGSIIGVSLIAKQLDADRYGQILAAVFCTTIPMGILQASSTQNDYVVAFWLVCLAHYVLSTLPYKKPPTFLVFAIGACLGLAILTKSSGYIFAFPFMVWLFCWYVNRLRWRLWQPFCIVTGTFLLLNLGHYLRNVDLYGSPIATVDYTDDYKIEVYSLQTWISNIIRNLSLHVDIVRYLHLQSFITPITGKVEKIISIIHGFLGVDINDPRTTFPANSYRVPGLSFDENVAGNPLHFFLLLTSLIGFWLKGELRKNKKVISYLLTLIGGFLLLCFMLKIQPYHSRHHLTLFVLFSAFVGLVFSKIANRYIVTALAVILIVTSLPFVFENKFRPIAAEKNIFNTPRSELYFTNRPYIAASYLGAIDFLKTTNCTNIGFSLGGEAIPSHLDWEYPFWALLQENKEQNLRFQHILHPDNTSSRFLQESPYKDFTACAIIATRSSKQEPVKQVVVNGTAYITKWSSEPTSILMKQ
- a CDS encoding creatininase family protein, with protein sequence MMHGFIPQKRYFPYLTWTEIQLMSDKENVVMIQPVGAIEQHGPHLPIVVDSAIGMGVLGKALEKLEDCIPAYSLPCLYYGKSNEHWHFPGTITLSAQTLLLVLIEIADSLYRSGFRKLVLMNSHGGQPQVMEIAARDIHQKYGDFLVFPLFTWRVPNIAHELLTEKELEYGIHAGDAETSILLSLLPEQVKMEKAITEYPRDLPEDSLLSMEGQLPFAWLTSELTQSGVMGDATAATKEKGDRLLESVADGWVRVIKDIYKFRQPNANKI
- a CDS encoding HD domain-containing protein → MRKASGVPYISHLLSVAALVLEDGGNKDEAIAALLHDAIENQGSDKIRQEIYQKFGESVASIVEAGTESDTIPKPPWKERKLAAFARLRDASPQVRRVVLADKLHNARSILVDWHRHGEEIWNRFQGGKEGTLWFYRAIIESERSLQRI
- a CDS encoding ABC transporter ATP-binding protein yields the protein MTNLLEVENVYAGYVQDLNILQGINFRIAPGELVAVIGPNGAGKSTLAKTIFGLLTPNQGKIIFKGENIVGLRSDQIVRRGMCYVPQIANVFPTLSVEENLEMGAYISKGSLRSQKDTIYTMFPKLAERRNQRAGTLSGGERQMLAMGRALMLDPDLLVLDEPSAALSPMLVNSVFEQIKAIDRAGKAIVLVEQNAKKALLMADRGYVLESGRDRFEGSGADLLNDPKVGELYLGAAYYAKTNDSRSQS
- a CDS encoding ferredoxin family protein → MPHTIVTEICEGVADCVDACPVACIHPGPGKNAKGTDWYWIDFATCIDCGICLQVCPVEGAIVPEERPDLQKTP
- a CDS encoding DUF3611 family protein yields the protein MRKDSEITAIPPEAQRVSSNLRWSGWICFWVQIVLGVISTLALLLAVPSLLGNDERSQGTGVGVFFAICGLITLGVCIYYSFRYTNIAKLLNNPNPAIRPKKADTIKVIRIGLTTNILGLLFSIMGTQAVVGSVLVKSLQQSPGLGVGGASARFVLPVDMFSIQANTTAITAYFVGIVTSLWLLNRITR
- a CDS encoding DUF565 domain-containing protein, translating into MQRTRLNTLADVALTRIDRFFSNPWRRISLILIGVLFGFFAGSALSTTAGQAAEWDIIAAGFVLLFVEFVSRIFYRRERRSLFLEVLNFFKIGMIYSLFLEAFKLGS
- a CDS encoding kinase translates to MHTAIIPILQGWTSGNRSTSEELQQLLVQELVDSQRARAFDITQENGLRKIEARSRLFLVVYDEVVQLCQKFGLTRSHAILSMLWQLWLPLAMQLAEAKNRLKRPLVQGILGGQGMGKTTLAEVSCIILRHLGYATISISIDDLYKTYAERQKLQQQDPRLIWRGPPGTHDVELGIQLLDRIRHCHTPILVPRFDKSARNGAGDRTEPEAIDRVDIVLFEGWFVGARPVDEIAFENPPPPILTPEDKQFARDTNERLKDYLPLWERLDRLIVLYPVDYRLSKQWRREAEQKMMASGKSGMSDEEIDRFVEYFWRSLHPELFITPLTKNPDLVDLVIEIDAEHCPSKVYKPDNQFTFFTQ